DNA sequence from the Geobacter sp. AOG2 genome:
GTCAAGGGAACGGTGCAGACCGGCAAAGTGATTGAGATCACGGTCATGTCGCTGGTAAAACTGGCCCAGCGTGTTGTGCCGCTGGATACGCTTGGCGGACCGATCATGATCGCCAAGATGGCCGGCGAAACGGCCCAAGCCGGTGGTTCCAGCTTTCTGGCCTTCATGGCGCTGCTCAGCGTCAACTTGGGGGTACTCAACCTCCTGCCGGTGCCGGTCCTTGACGGCGGACATCTTTTTTTCTTTTTCTGGGAACTTGTCTTCCGCCGTCCGGTCAGCCAGAAAGCGCGCGAGTATGCTCAGCAGGTTGGCCTGATGCTGCTTTTGGGGCTGATGTTGTTGGCGTTCTACAACGACATTATCAGGTATTTCGTCGGCCAGGGATGATGGAGGCGGCTACTCGTGCTCCAACGCCACGGCAACCATGAACCAGTCCTCATCCGAGGCAAAGCGGAGCGCCATTGCCTCCGGCTTGTTGGTGAGGGAGATGGCGTATCGTTTTCCGGTGACTACCGATGGCGTTGAGAGGCGGATATCCAACCCGCTGTTGGTCAGATGTTGTTTGAAAGAGCCGGCAATCATGTTGGCAACCTCTCCCAACGCATCCTGAATATCGTCATGGAATGTTGTGACTTCCTGGCCAAGCATGTTCGTCGTGATGCTTTTTGCCAACTCGTTGGGAACGTGCAGGCTGATGAGACCGTTGTAGGTACCCGCCAAGCCGACCAGGGCGCTGATGCAGTCGGAAAAATGGTTTACGGGATTGATCTCAAGGGGGAGATGCAGAAGGTCATCCATGCCGACCATGGTACAGAAGACATCCTTTACGTCCCGAATGAGTAGTTTTGTCAGCATATCCTCGCTTGTATGAAGTTTCTCCAGCAAGATAGATGAAAATCCCATGTTTTCCCCCGTAACGAAATAAAATATTCAATAAATAACCCCTGCTATTCGTTCCCTTGTCTGCGCCGGAAAGATACAGGCACGCGTATCATTGTCCATATCTAGCAGGTTGGATGCCAAATTTTTTACGTAATAATTACAAATTGTTAAAAATATGCTGTTTGAGGCTGGTGTACCCGCAGGGCACAGGATGTGTCTTCCGGGGACAGTTCAGGATTGTTGCTCATGATGCTGGAGGGCGGGCTTGCTTGTCTTTCATGAATCCGCTCATAACAGTGGACAACAAGATTTTTTTATCTCACCAGATCGCTATTCAAACATTTAATCGTTCAACCTCATTTGCTGAATTCCAACATATTTCAATCACATTTCCGTTCTAGGTTTCCACGGTCGCTAAAACGGGGCCGCCATTCAGCCGGAATGATCTCCGGCGGTCAGTGACGGCACGCGGCACCTACATATCGGCGTGTTTTTCCTAAAAAGCACCTCAACCCCATATTGACAGGCAGAGTACTTAAAGAGGGCCCATGGTTATGATTCGTAATGTAATAAGAACGGCATGCTTGATTTTTGTTGCCTTTGTTTCAGCGTCGTGCGGCAGTGGTGAAGGCGGCGGGACAGGCTCCACAGCCATATACCCGCGCTTCGCCTATGTGGCTAATTATAATGATGGGACGATTTCCATCTATACCGTCAATGCATCAACCGGCCAGTTACGTCACAGCGGATATGTGGTTACCAAGACGCAACCTCGTTCCGTGGCCGTAGATCCTACCGGCAAATTCGTTTATGCGGCCAATAGCGGG
Encoded proteins:
- a CDS encoding chemotaxis protein CheX, whose protein sequence is MGFSSILLEKLHTSEDMLTKLLIRDVKDVFCTMVGMDDLLHLPLEINPVNHFSDCISALVGLAGTYNGLISLHVPNELAKSITTNMLGQEVTTFHDDIQDALGEVANMIAGSFKQHLTNSGLDIRLSTPSVVTGKRYAISLTNKPEAMALRFASDEDWFMVAVALEHE